A portion of the Musa acuminata AAA Group cultivar baxijiao chromosome BXJ1-1, Cavendish_Baxijiao_AAA, whole genome shotgun sequence genome contains these proteins:
- the LOC135673775 gene encoding non-functional NADPH-dependent codeinone reductase 2-like: protein MQMEVEPQVVLNSGRRMPVLGMGTATYPVPPDETITTAVIDAIGLGYRHLDTASVYGSERAVGRAIATALERGLIGSRDELFVTTKLWCTDMHADRVVPALQESLRTLGLEYIDLYLIHYPVRLKGEKRMVFTSEDIIPLDMPTVWEAMEKCQSLGLAKSIGVSNFTCKKLADLLNHARIPPAVNQVEVNPLWQQRKLRGFCSEKGIHVSAYSPLGAVGVLWGSNEVMECEEVKRIAQSMGKSIAQVCLRWGVEQGVSVVVKSFNGERLKENMQIFDWYLKEEDKERLSLVPQKRLVLAEPFISPTGLYKSLAEFWDGDV from the exons ATGCAGATGGAGGTAGAGCCGCAGGTAGTGTTAAATTCGGGGCGGAGGATGCCGGTGCTCGGCATGGGGACGGCCACCTACCCGGTGCCGCCCGACGAAACCATAACGACGGCGGTGATCGACGCCATCGGGCTCGGGTACCGCCACTTGGACACGGCCAGCGTCTACGGCTCGGAGCGGGCCGTCGGCCGGGCCATAGCGACCGCTCTGGAGAGAGGGCTGATCGGCAGCCGCGACGAGCTCTTCGTCACCACCAAGCTGTGGTGCACCGACATGCACGCCGACCGCGTCGTCCCTGCACTGCAAGAGTCTCTCAG GACTTTGGGTTTGGAGTACATCGATCTGTATCTTATCCACTACCCTGTTAGACTAAAAGGTGAGAAACGAATGGTTTTCACCAGCGAGGACATAATTCCCTTGGACATGCCAACCGTGTGGGAAGCAATGGAGAAATGTCAGAGTCTAGGTTTAGCTAAATCTATCGGGGTGAGCAACTTCACATGCAAGAAGCTAGCTGACCTACTCAACCATGCAAGAATTCCACCTGCTGTGAACCAG GTGGAGGTGAATCCTCTTTGGCAGCAAAGAAAACTACGAGGCTTCTGCTCGGAGAAGGGAATTCATGTGAGTGCATACTCTCCGCTTGGTGCAGTTGGAGTCCTATGGGGCTCCAATGAAGTGATGGAATGTGAAGAGGTCAAAAGAATTGCTCAGTCTATGGGGAAAAGCATAGCCCAG GTATGCTTAAGATGGGGTGTCGAACAAGGTGTGAGCGTTGTAGTGAAAAGCTTTAACGGGGAGAGGCTCAAGGAGAACATGCAGATATTTGACTGGTATCTGAAAGAGGAGGACAAGGAAAGGTTGAGCCTAGTACCACAGAAAAGGCTTGTTCTGGCTGAGCCATTTATATCACCCACTGGTCTCTACAAGTCTCTTGCTGAATTTTGGGATGGTGATGTGTAG